GTACAGCTCAGCAAGTTTGAAATACTTTATCACAAGAACTACAAACTTGTTTATCACAGTTATGTCAGAGCTCCTCGCCAAAGGGTGTGTCAGTTTCTGCTGTAGCCACCCCTCCTCTTCTCCAAGGTTTATTGCTCAGCTACTCTGGAGAAGGAGTGCCTTGGTCGAGGCTTCAGAAAGTGCAGAGAGTAAGTCAGTTTTTCCctttagaaaaaaatccaaaacactgAGAAATCAAACATGAAggaataacaacaaaaaaaggagtTTGGCATTTGATTTTAAAGTGGCTATTCTTGATGTTTTCAGGTAATACAAAAAGGGAAGGAGTTTCAATGTGGAAGGGCAGCTTtgccatattaaaaaaaccccaaaaacataataacacacaaaatatattttgggaCCATATTTACCAGCTTGTCTATTGAACAAAGGCAAAATACCAGCAACTGGACCATTCAGGAAAGATGTGCAGCTCTCCTGAAACTCCACATAGCCTGCAAGAATTTTGGCTGTAATTTCTATTATGCATTGGCAGGGCAGAATCAAATAAGGCTGTGAACAGAGGATTATTAGGGCTGTCAAACTACAGGAAGACCAAATGACAGTTTTAGAAGTAACAGAACTTATAATTTGTGTGGTACAGCTACTGCTCAAGAAgtagcagctccttcccaggaaCCTCAATGTGAAAGAGAAGACTTCTAGCATACAGGTGTTGCTTTTGGTACAAAGTTAACTTGTTCCTATGGCTTCTCTGCTGTGAGATGCTccctgggacagagcagctggggtCACAGATTGTCAGGAGACTCTTTGGCTGTCAGTGCATATCCTTGAGGCTCTCCAGGTGCCTTTCCCTGGACACGCTGGGGCCTGACAGAGGAGCAGGTggtgggaggggagggcagactccaggtgcagcagcagcagagtgagGCAGTCACCCAGCAAAGCttgggctgctctgcccaggagaAGGTCGAGGCAGAAGCCATCCTGGGCACAGTTTTGAGTCAAGGGGAGAGTGAGGGAGCAGAAGACTCCACTACTGGCAGGGAAAGAAGCCAAGCCAGATAACACAGACAACAAAAAGTCACAGAAATTTCAGCTGTGACATTATCTCCAGCTcccatggacagacagacatgtgggcaggacagacagagctcTTTGTTTTGGCTTcagaaagagcaaaagcaagatTTGCCGTTCAGTTTGCTATGTACAACAATACTGCACTGTACACTTCATTAACGAGATGCTGCCTGCTACAGTCCAgcattaattaaataaaattccCTCTTAGTCACAAAGAGCAACAGATGAGTTTCTCTGTAGGAAGGAGAGCCAAACCCCACTGCTGTCCATGGCCCTACGTGGTGCCAGTCCTGGGATAAACACAAGTGGCCATTCCACAGTGTCTAATACCTTCCTGGCTGGTCTGAAGCAGAgaactttcccttttctcttccaatCCACTTGATCCCAGTCCTGTTGGGACTGTTCCAGCACAAAGCCATGCTATGACTTTCCCCCTACTGCCACAGCATTCCCATCCAAGTTAGGCAGTCTCTTTCAGCAGTCCCAATTTCCGGAGTGCCTCTCTCCTGGCTTCTTCAGTGGAGCCACGGCCGGAAAACTTCACCGTTATCCCTTGGGACCGAAAGCCTGAAGGTCTGGGCAGAGAACCCGACCTCCTCCTCATGTCCAGGCTTACACCACCTTGTTTATAATCATTGCAACTtttttctgtgctctgctgtgggctGCTCACTTTGTTAGTGGCAAGAGCCACCTCTGGTCTGATTGTTACAGTTTTgcccataggaaggaaagggcTGGGCTCgctttttaaaatctcattGATGTTTTGGTATCCATTGGTAACAGCCTCTGACTTCTTGGGCTGCACATCAGGCTGCTGAGTGCTTGGGGCATGGTCCACTTGGTCCTGAGCTGGCTTTCCCTTAACTAGGCCGAGTTTTGTCAGGGCTTCATAGCGAGTTTGCTCAGAGGAGAGATCCCGTAGGGAAGAACTTCTGTTACGTGACAAGAAATCGTTTTTGTGCAGCTTCTCCTCCAGTTCAGCTGCCAGAAGAGCTCCCCCATTGATGTTGGCCAGCACCTGAGCCCGCCGCTCCTGGACGTTCACCGCTGCTTTGGAAATGGTCTCGCTGAATTCCTTGCCACTGACATTTGTTATGTTGATGTTGCTTGGGAACCGGTGCAGTTTGGGGGCGGGGGCAGGAGGGTGCTTGGGTGCTATGGAATAATCACCATTGGCTACCGGGCCTTTCCTCCTATCGGAATTCCCCTCCTTGAGGGCGCCGGGGAAGCGCGCCCGGCTCTCCCCCTGCTGCTCCGAGATCTTCTGGGCCATGATGAGAGGAGTGGGGACAGAACGGAGCAACTTTGGATGCTGCACTGGAGCAgggggtggaggaggaagaggaagggtcTCAGACACCGttggtgctggggcagggggctgtgggggaaGGTCAGCAGGTACAGCTGGCTGAGGGCTCTCGGCTCTCCCAGGGGCGTCCAACACTAAAAGGCAAAGCAGCAGAGATGTCATTAACTCTTGACACAGCAGAATGCAAGCAGCATTTCTCCCCTCTCTCTACCTTTCTAACTCAACCTCAGCCCACATAGCCAGAAGAAACCATACCAAGTCCCAGCAATGGCATCTCTGAGGCAATGCTCCAGCCCAAATCACCACGTTTACAATGTGTCACTATCCCAGCcctctctctgcccttcacTCACAGTCTGCCTGTTGCTTCAGGGTGCTTCAATGGCTGCTCTTTCATAAGAGTTTTGCagttcttattttttattaaaacagcCAGGAGAGGACAAATTATGTCCCACTGATAGATTCATTGTCCAAACACAGAGAGAACATACTCTAGGGGTGACAAAAACAACATGCCGTATGCTGTCTTGTCACAAACTCACTGATAGGATTGCATACCTTTCAGTGCCACACAGAGTAACACTGAAAACAATCTGCTATCTTAAAACTCCTGGGAAAAATCTTAAAAAGTCTTGGGGAAGAGCAGAGCATGAACAGGTTGGTGAATACAGTCTGCTTTGTTGCAATGACTGTGCACAACAGTGACAACTCAgtctgcaggcagaggattGAGACAGCAAACCAACAACTTCACCAGATGCACGACACCCgtgagggaaaaggagaaattattaaaaaaagttaCAGCAACAGCAAGAATTTCAATAACCCCAAGACAAATGAAAATCACAGTCTTTAGAGCTCCTTATGAGTAACAAATTTATCTTGAGGTAGTAAGGGAGGTACAGAATTTCTTAAACACTTTCTACAGAGAACTGGAATAGGTCAGGGCTGGATCAAAGAGAAAACCCACACTCACAAGAAACCCAACTACCTGGTTCTGTATCTCTGCTGGAAGGGCCTTCATGGTCACTGCTCTCAGGTGTTGACTGCACCAAGTCAATGATATCTTCAGTCTCTGAATGACTGGACACATTTTCTTCTGTTGACCTTGGGGACTGACAGTGGATGCCACTGTCACGTAGGGCCATCTCCTCCAAGTCATCTTCTAAGGCATCTATGGTTTCCTCAAAGAACATGAGAACATCCTGTTCTTCATGAGTTAAGTATTTCAAACTTTCATCAtcctatggggaaaaaaaagaaaaaaacccaaagattGACACCTTCCCAAAAAGACATTTAGACATTACAATGCtagaggacaaaaaaaaatttaaaaaccaaaccagcagCAACTGGTATTACATCCTTTAGTTTAGCAAAGAAGTCTTCATTTGAGTTGTACAGAGCAAATTACTGAAAGATCATAAAAGCCATAAGAgctactaaaaaaaaagaaaaagcaccaaaataaaaagccctacacacacctgcacacctgTGCCTTGGCAGGGGTTAGGATGGCTTCTTCTGATTTCCAAACTGGGGCAAACTGTGTTCTGTATCAAACTCAGGGATGAGGCTTGGGGAACAACATGAGAGGGAAAGGTGCACTCAGGACAGCCCCAGAAATGGGTTGATTCCCTTTTTGCTCAAGTCCAAAGGGTGACTGAACTTCTAGAAGCAATGCTGAGAAGTGTCTCTGGCACTACAAACCATAAATTATCCAGAGGTACATAAGAGATTACAAAGAGGTAACAGTAAGGAGGGAGaggatttttaaagattttaccTTTGAGTTACAGAAAGGAAAACCCAAGAACAAATAGGAAGACCTGTTCCCTAGCAGTATAGTATTCCCTAGTAGTGCCTTGGGCTATTTTCTTCAGCAGGAAATAATCCTGTAGACCACAGGAGTGATAAATAATCGTTGGATTATCCAATCTTCATTTTCTCTGAGTCACTGCTATTAATTAACTTGATTACCACATTATCACTATGTGAAGCTGGGCAGCAATGCTCTCTTTTCCCTCCACCCTGGGAAACACTCACTTTTCCAGAAGCTTGGAGATGACAAAGAATGATTAAGAAAGGCACTGCATTAGGACAATGGATACAGGAAAGACATTTCCCAAGAGGCCTGTGTGAGTTCTGGAATGCAAGGATATATTGTTGAAAATCAAGTgaggttttcccttttctggATTGAATTTCTCCCCTGCCAAGCATATACTGGAAACTTTGCTGTCAGTAACTCAACAAGAAGTGCCAAGGACACCTCATTGCACGTGCAGACAGGGTAAAAAGGCTACTTCTCAGTGGAGGGCTGGGAGAATTTAGGTAAATACATAAAGGTATGCAGTACAAATATTCAAGAGGTAGCACGTTCTTGCTAGGGCAGCACAACTTGCTTCAAACTCACCGTGCCTGTTCAGATCCTCTTACATTAGATTAGACTAAAAaaacctgtgtgcagctctACCTGTTAACTCCTTGCACAAACAAAGCTTTTATCCCCATTCTCAGCCCTAAAAATAAGAATGACATGGCTCTGTACCAAAATAATGCCTATAGATTAAGAAATATAATGTGCTGCATTGTACCCAGGGGCAGTTGATCTCCAAGCACTCAGAATGTTACAGATGAGAAAATAAATGGTTTGAGGCTCTTAGCCTGTGTGGCCAATAGAACGTTTGGTAGGAAGGAGATGTACAGAGGCGTGCTTATTTCTAATTTAGTCTTAATATCCACAGTGCACTGTCAGAATAAGTAACTTATTCCAGCTTGCAGCAAAACTGCTAGAAAAGCTAAAATTTGGATGCCATTTGCCAGTGCTGGTTTAAAAGATGAACTTCAAAGGCTGACGTAGTCCACAGCTCACACCCACCACATGTCAGTTTTCAAAGGCCAAGGAAAGTTTTACAGCTGCACTTGAAAAGCAAGAGACAGACAAgccttccttttttgttttttttttttagtttttttgtgtgtgtggtttttttttccttaatggaTGTTGCaatctccttccttccccacccAAATACTCATAGGGCTGCTATGTCTAGTAGGCGAGAGAATGACAGGAAAGGAGCCCTTGTTgggcagccctgagctggggctgagcaggacTCCAGGAGCCTTTGTTGAGGGTGAGCTCATTGCAAAAGCCAGACTTACAGggcaaaggaaaagaagagggGGTTGTGTTTAACAAGTTCATAGTGGCAACAGATCCAGAGTGTGGTACAGGAATTACTGTGTGCACCTAAAAAACTGCTCCCACGTGAGCTTCATTTGTTTGATCAAGAGCAGAGCAAGGAATAAAGCAAGGAAGCAAAGACTTCCAAAAGCACTTCCTTGCATCCTTTTCTGTGCTGCAAGACTGAACATTTTTCCATGACAGGTTAGACTTGCAGGAGAGTTTTGCCTGATTTAACCATCTCTCATGGATCTTGTGGTGTCCCTTTAGGTAAAGGATCTAAATTGAGTAACCATCCCTTTGCAAACACATTTGTAATAAATAGCATACCAAGATGTGAAAGGCCAATTTCATCTCTGTTAGCACTTCAATCTGTTTCCTCATGCAGTCTCCCTTCAAGATGATCAATGTCACATTccatcagaaaaaacaaaacaaaacaaacaacaaaaccaaagccaacAGCTCTGGAGAATAGGCAGTGTTAGGTCAGGGCACTGTACTGAGATGCAAGGCATGAGTCTGGATAGAAACTCCCTCAGGCCAGATACGTTTCAGTTTGCCAGCCAAGGAAACAATCCCATTTCAGACACAAAATCacagtggaaaaaaacaaacctactCAGGCTGGTCAAACCAAAGGAGCTCAGAGATGTAAAGCAAGCAGTGATTTGCTTTATTCCCACCTGTATTACTTGTATTATAGCAAAGCCTTCAGAAAGATGGGAGGAATTTCTCTAACTTAAAGGTGCCAGTTTTAACTAAGGCTACCAAGTCTATTTGCCATTTTCCATATATTCCAAGTACTGGAACAGTTAATATTCTTTCCAGGCTGGTTTTCCAGGCCTCCTTTTTTCTTAATGAAGCTGTGCTTTTTAATAGATGAAAAGTCTTTTCAGCTTCTTGAGTTATTCACCTCATAGTTTCCATCTACTCCCTACTCTTGATACACAAACACACCTCCCTAAACTAAATCTCACATACACCTCACACTACAAACTTTAAAACTACTGTCAAAAGACAGCCTGAATTTGAAACTTGAATATTGTGCTTCAGctttaaattacattaaattaGGAGGATTAAAAAGACTTCTCAGACAGAAGAAATTTGGGATGAAAACAGCTGAAATAGCTGAGTATACTCAGCTGGCATTAATATTTTAGATCTCTCTGCAGCCAAACATTTCCTGCTTACGCCAAACAGGAAAGAGTCTGTTAAAACACTGTTTGgtataaaagaggaaaaataaagaaataagagaaagaaaagaagagtaGAATCTATTTCATAGGAAAGATTAATTGATTCCTTTCCTACCTGTTAAATACAATGACTTAATATCCAGAGGCCCACAATTTTTTATACACATCTGAAGAAATGCTGAACATCACAGCCTGATCTAAAATCCCAAGACCAGCACAGCTTTGACAGAAACAGAACACCACAGGAAATCCCAAGACATCTGCAGTgcttaaaaaaatcttctaaaACCTGCTAAGGAACCACACTTCAATTAGCAAAATACCAGGAGAATGCCAGATTCAACTGATTTATCAATCACTTGACAGCACTGAGGAATTAATAGGCACAACTCCATGAGAAAGAAGTGACTGGGTGCTTCTCAAAAGAACCATGAAGGGAGCAAACTATACTAAGGTGTAGCACAAAGGCCATTGCAGCACCTCTTGGGCCACAGTCTGTTAACAACAAGGCAGTTCTACTTCAGAAGGGGTGAAAAGGAAAGCCCTGCGTGCAGGAACTGTACCAGAACACACATAAAAGCTTTAGCACAGAAGAAGTCAAGTACCTCTGACTAGATTTacaggaaagggaaatggaatgGGTTGTACAGCTGCTACTGAGGCTGGGAGCATGTGAATTACAGCTAAGAACATGAACTGCTACACAGGATCAGACCAAAAGCCCTTTTAGCTCAGTAGCCTCAGCAGCTATGAACACACAGGAGTATAGAGGGTGTGGGAGGTGTTGCTGTATATTGGATTGGgtgtattttttcctcctccaaatCCTTCCAGTTTCCAGCAACACATGGCTTAAAGATTTCCCAGATGCAGTGGCATCTGTGTGTTTAACAGCCCTTAATGAGCTTTTCTAGCATGAATTTGTCTTATTGTTTGAGCCATGGAAATGACTGGCATGCACAGCATTCTGTGGCAGGGAGTTCCAGAGTGTAATTGTGTGCTGTGTCAAAAAGTGCTTCCTCTACAACCCACTATCTGATGGTTTTGATAATACCATTTCATTTGGTGAAGAAGACTATAATATTGAGTGTTGTTTTCTTCAGTTTACGAGCATAATTGTACTGTGTGCTTCATAAGAGGCAGCAAAGCATATAATCAATAGGTCCTAAGTGAGGAAACAAATTATCTACAAGTACTTAAAAGATAAATAAGATGAGCTAAAGTCATAAACTGACTAAATTACTCCTAACCTAGTTTCAAAGAAAGCAAGCTGAATATCTACTTAAACTCTGAAGACATCTCTTTGATAAACAAAATTAGGCTGATCAGCCTGTagaaattaaagggaaaaagaaa
This Agelaius phoeniceus isolate bAgePho1 chromosome 5, bAgePho1.hap1, whole genome shotgun sequence DNA region includes the following protein-coding sequences:
- the PROSER2 gene encoding proline and serine-rich protein 2 produces the protein MAFCAASGSIGQEGVMPRNLLVDPPEMASEISPEHTHGSMERAGSVENHGSQSRCRNLALDDESLKYLTHEEQDVLMFFEETIDALEDDLEEMALRDSGIHCQSPRSTEENVSSHSETEDIIDLVQSTPESSDHEGPSSRDTEPVLDAPGRAESPQPAVPADLPPQPPAPAPTVSETLPLPPPPPAPVQHPKLLRSVPTPLIMAQKISEQQGESRARFPGALKEGNSDRRKGPVANGDYSIAPKHPPAPAPKLHRFPSNINITNVSGKEFSETISKAAVNVQERRAQVLANINGGALLAAELEEKLHKNDFLSRNRSSSLRDLSSEQTRYEALTKLGLVKGKPAQDQVDHAPSTQQPDVQPKKSEAVTNGYQNINEILKSEPSPFLPMGKTVTIRPEVALATNKVSSPQQSTEKSCNDYKQGGVSLDMRRRSGSLPRPSGFRSQGITVKFSGRGSTEEARREALRKLGLLKETA